In Phormidium yuhuli AB48, one genomic interval encodes:
- a CDS encoding DUF4168 domain-containing protein, which translates to MVPRLSVSSIILSATSITLLTLLSGCGGNASNGNTPEVGTEAPSETWLDAYATSLSQIEQQRQASAREILDNVPENERPALQEVRCDQPESVRGFSRNLRRGLVNYCDRVAEIIEAQNMTVEEFNEMRDRIRQDPLLENQVMQRLVQLQQQQEG; encoded by the coding sequence ATGGTTCCACGATTGTCTGTTTCATCAATCATTCTTAGCGCTACAAGTATCACCCTACTCACACTTCTCAGTGGCTGTGGGGGGAATGCCTCCAACGGAAACACTCCCGAAGTAGGCACTGAAGCTCCCTCAGAAACATGGCTTGATGCGTATGCGACTAGCCTGTCGCAAATCGAACAACAACGCCAGGCCAGTGCCCGAGAAATTTTGGATAATGTACCTGAGAACGAACGGCCGGCCCTGCAAGAGGTTCGTTGCGACCAACCGGAGAGTGTTCGCGGGTTTTCACGCAACCTACGGCGGGGACTTGTCAACTACTGCGATCGCGTTGCTGAGATTATTGAGGCGCAAAATATGACCGTCGAGGAGTTTAATGAGATGCGCGATCGCATTCGCCAAGATCCCCTACTCGAAAATCAGGTCATGCAGCGGTTAGTGCAATTACAACAGCAACAGGAGGGTTAA
- a CDS encoding thiol-disulfide oxidoreductase DCC family protein has protein sequence MMLVIFDGNCNLCVTLVRLLESLDRGDRFRYLPMQDERVLSRFGITPQGCELGMILLNPDNPQERWQGTAAAEEIGRRLPAGEVFVQAYRKLPGLKNLGDGVYEQVRDNRYDWFGRRDRTYGSQYPPDLTADASE, from the coding sequence ATGATGTTGGTAATTTTTGATGGGAATTGTAATCTCTGTGTGACGTTGGTGAGACTTCTCGAATCTTTGGATAGGGGCGATCGCTTTCGCTATCTGCCGATGCAGGATGAACGGGTGCTGTCTCGGTTTGGGATTACGCCTCAAGGCTGTGAGTTGGGCATGATTCTACTCAACCCTGACAATCCTCAAGAACGTTGGCAGGGAACGGCGGCGGCTGAGGAAATTGGGCGACGACTGCCGGCTGGGGAGGTGTTTGTTCAGGCCTATCGCAAGTTGCCGGGCCTGAAGAATTTGGGTGATGGGGTCTATGAGCAAGTGCGGGATAATCGCTATGATTGGTTCGGCCGCCGAGACCGTACCTATGGCTCTCAATATCCCCCTGACTTGACCGCTGATGCCTCTGAATAA
- the cynS gene encoding cyanase produces MTVPAITETLLAAKKASGLSFADLEAKIGCDEVWIASVFYRQASASVEEATKIIEAIGADSSLIEPLTECPVKGGLDPVVPTDPLIYRFYEIMQVYGMPIKAVVHEKFGDGIMSAIDFTLDVEREEDPKGDRVKVIMSGKFLPYKKW; encoded by the coding sequence ATGACCGTTCCTGCAATTACCGAGACGCTATTAGCTGCCAAGAAAGCATCGGGCCTCAGCTTTGCTGACCTAGAAGCTAAAATCGGCTGCGACGAGGTTTGGATTGCCTCGGTGTTCTACCGTCAGGCCAGCGCCTCAGTGGAAGAAGCCACCAAAATCATTGAAGCTATCGGAGCTGACTCTTCTCTGATTGAACCCCTCACCGAATGCCCGGTGAAAGGTGGCCTAGATCCCGTGGTACCCACCGACCCCCTAATCTACCGCTTCTACGAAATCATGCAAGTCTACGGGATGCCCATCAAAGCCGTTGTCCATGAAAAGTTTGGCGACGGCATCATGAGCGCCATCGACTTCACCCTGGATGTGGAAAGAGAAGAAGATCCCAAGGGCGATCGCGTCAAGGTGATCATGAGCGGCAAGTTCCTGCCCTATAAGAAGTGGTAG
- a CDS encoding ABC transporter ATP-binding protein, giving the protein MSLAPTNITEPSAVRSQTAQLSIRNVTKVFPGKKDLFSKLTGKARRNFVAIEDINLEIEPNTFVSIIGPSGCGKSTLLNMIAGLSSISGGEILLNGYPITGPGPDRGMVFQNYALMPWMTVEENLRFAVETVNPKMSKKNRDRIIKEHIQLVGLAGAEKKHPHELSGGMRQRVGIARALAINPQILLMDEPFGALDALTRGFLQEEVERIWEQQRKTVIMITHSIEEALLLSDRIIMMTRGPAARIDEILEVPFPRPRKRETIEQHPLYHDLKAEMESHLYRETRAVEEARIQR; this is encoded by the coding sequence ATGAGTCTTGCTCCTACAAACATTACTGAGCCTTCGGCGGTGCGATCGCAAACTGCCCAGCTCTCCATCCGCAACGTGACTAAGGTCTTTCCAGGCAAAAAGGATCTGTTTAGCAAGCTAACGGGTAAGGCTCGCCGCAATTTTGTGGCCATCGAAGACATCAACCTGGAGATTGAACCCAACACCTTTGTCTCCATCATTGGCCCCTCCGGTTGCGGCAAGTCCACCCTGCTGAATATGATTGCAGGGCTAAGTTCCATCTCCGGCGGCGAAATCCTGCTGAATGGTTACCCCATTACTGGGCCAGGGCCAGACCGGGGTATGGTCTTCCAAAACTACGCCCTGATGCCCTGGATGACGGTGGAGGAGAATCTACGGTTTGCGGTGGAAACCGTTAATCCGAAGATGTCCAAGAAAAACCGCGATCGCATTATTAAAGAGCATATTCAGCTCGTCGGCCTAGCCGGGGCCGAAAAGAAGCACCCCCACGAGCTATCCGGCGGAATGCGCCAACGAGTTGGTATTGCCCGCGCCTTGGCCATCAATCCGCAAATTCTGCTGATGGATGAGCCATTTGGTGCCCTGGATGCCCTGACTCGCGGCTTTTTACAGGAGGAAGTGGAACGCATTTGGGAACAGCAGCGCAAAACGGTCATCATGATTACCCACAGCATTGAAGAGGCCCTGTTGCTGAGCGATCGCATCATTATGATGACCCGTGGCCCCGCCGCCCGCATCGACGAAATCCTGGAGGTCCCCTTCCCCCGTCCGCGTAAGCGCGAAACCATCGAGCAGCACCCCCTCTACCACGACCTTAAGGCCGAGATGGAGAGCCACCTCTACCGCGAAACCCGCGCCGTCGAGGAAGCCCGCATCCAGCGGTAG
- a CDS encoding carbohydrate kinase family protein → MAPTILCLGEILLDCLADQIGKPYDAVESWTAYPGGAPANVACGLVKLGTSAGFIGCIGDDKPGHQLSQVLQEVGVDISGVQRHPHAPTRQVYVVRREDGDREFAGFGGLNSADFADTRLDARQIPESLFMEAEYLVMGTLELAYSPCQEAIAHCRDLAQQHGVQVLIDVNWRPVFWQDVESAKATIRKAIADVDLLKLAEEEADFLFNTQGVTEVATQLPGVNRLIITRGDRGCSYCFGDVVGDIEAFPVTVQDTTGAGDGFVAGFLHQLQKHGVDALHDPENARNIMTYASAVGALTATKPGAIAAQPTAEEVQQFYLVERGERKGC, encoded by the coding sequence ATGGCCCCCACCATCCTCTGCTTAGGAGAAATCCTCTTAGACTGCTTAGCCGATCAGATTGGCAAGCCTTATGATGCCGTTGAATCTTGGACAGCCTATCCCGGGGGGGCGCCCGCTAACGTCGCCTGTGGTTTAGTGAAACTGGGAACTTCAGCCGGATTCATTGGCTGCATTGGCGACGACAAACCCGGACATCAACTGAGCCAAGTCTTGCAAGAGGTGGGGGTTGACATCAGTGGGGTTCAGCGACACCCCCATGCACCCACCCGACAGGTGTATGTTGTACGGCGGGAGGATGGCGATCGCGAATTTGCCGGATTTGGGGGACTCAACAGTGCCGACTTTGCCGATACTCGCCTCGATGCTAGGCAAATTCCCGAATCCCTGTTTATGGAGGCCGAGTATTTGGTGATGGGAACTCTGGAACTGGCCTATTCTCCATGCCAAGAGGCGATCGCCCATTGTCGAGACTTAGCCCAACAGCATGGAGTCCAAGTCTTGATTGATGTGAACTGGCGGCCGGTGTTTTGGCAGGATGTTGAGTCAGCAAAGGCGACGATTCGCAAGGCGATCGCCGATGTAGATCTACTAAAACTCGCCGAGGAAGAGGCGGATTTTCTCTTTAATACTCAGGGGGTGACGGAGGTGGCCACACAACTCCCAGGGGTCAATCGGCTGATCATTACTCGGGGCGATCGCGGCTGTAGTTATTGTTTTGGGGATGTGGTGGGGGACATTGAGGCTTTCCCGGTGACCGTACAGGACACCACGGGGGCAGGAGACGGCTTTGTGGCCGGATTCCTACATCAACTTCAAAAACATGGCGTTGATGCCCTCCATGACCCTGAGAACGCCCGTAACATCATGACCTATGCCAGTGCCGTGGGGGCATTAACAGCCACCAAGCCTGGGGCGATCGCGGCTCAACCCACGGCCGAAGAGGTACAACAGTTTTATTTAGTAGAGAGGGGGGAAAGAAAGGGCTGTTGA
- the holA gene encoding DNA polymerase III subunit delta — protein sequence MAIYVYWGEDEFACDRAVQELRDRSLDPAWGSFNFDKIAADTPDAAIEGLNQAMTPPFGGGQRLVWLDNTPILQQCSQDIQKNLERTLPQLPDTSVLLLTSRKKPDQRLKSTKLLKKLAQFQEFSPIPPWKTDLLIRRVREVARSLDIAIAPAAAERLAEAVGNNTRQLVTELEKLKLFVGEQQVGVAAVEALVTTTTQTSLQLAKTILQGDTATALSLVDDLIARNEVPIVISATLIGQFRTWLWVKLMIELRERDEKAIAQAAEVGNPKRIYFLRQEVSRISLAQLEQTLPILLGLETQLKSGGDAIATLQMKVIELCRVCRR from the coding sequence ATGGCGATTTATGTCTATTGGGGAGAGGATGAGTTTGCTTGCGATCGCGCCGTTCAGGAGTTGCGCGATCGCAGTCTTGATCCGGCTTGGGGTTCCTTTAACTTCGATAAAATCGCGGCCGATACCCCAGATGCTGCCATTGAGGGGTTAAATCAAGCCATGACACCTCCCTTTGGCGGTGGACAACGGTTGGTTTGGTTGGACAACACGCCGATTCTGCAACAGTGTTCCCAAGACATCCAGAAAAATCTGGAACGCACCCTGCCCCAACTCCCTGATACATCCGTTTTGCTGCTGACGAGTCGCAAGAAACCAGATCAGCGGCTGAAATCTACCAAACTCTTGAAAAAGCTGGCACAGTTTCAGGAATTTTCCCCGATTCCTCCCTGGAAAACTGACCTTCTGATTCGTCGGGTTCGCGAGGTGGCCCGTAGCCTGGACATTGCCATCGCCCCAGCGGCGGCGGAACGGCTGGCGGAGGCGGTGGGGAATAATACCCGCCAGTTGGTGACGGAACTGGAGAAATTGAAACTGTTTGTGGGAGAGCAACAGGTGGGAGTGGCCGCTGTGGAGGCGTTAGTAACAACCACCACCCAAACCAGTTTACAACTGGCGAAAACGATTCTTCAAGGGGATACGGCCACGGCCTTGAGCTTAGTGGATGATTTAATTGCCCGAAATGAGGTTCCGATTGTGATTTCGGCGACGTTGATTGGACAATTTCGCACTTGGCTGTGGGTCAAATTGATGATAGAGCTGCGAGAGCGAGATGAGAAAGCAATTGCCCAAGCAGCGGAGGTGGGAAATCCCAAACGCATTTACTTTTTACGGCAAGAGGTGAGTCGTATTTCCCTGGCACAGTTAGAGCAAACTTTGCCGATTTTATTAGGGTTGGAGACGCAGTTGAAGAGTGGTGGGGATGCGATCGCCACTCTTCAAATGAAGGTGATAGAATTATGCCGGGTTTGTCGACGATAG